In Halorubrum sp. PV6, a single window of DNA contains:
- a CDS encoding TIGR00725 family protein, translated as MRVSVIGGSSVPPETAAVAERLGERLAERGHEVVCGGLGGVMEAVCRGAASAGGETIGIVPTARRGDANPHVTVPIATGMGHARNALVILNGDATIAVDGSHGTLSEIGLALAHGRAVAGLDTHAVDGVEAVESPREAVEYVERAVETG; from the coding sequence ATGCGCGTCAGTGTCATCGGCGGCAGTTCGGTCCCGCCAGAGACGGCCGCGGTCGCGGAACGGCTCGGCGAACGGCTCGCGGAGCGCGGCCACGAGGTCGTCTGCGGCGGACTCGGCGGGGTGATGGAAGCGGTCTGTCGCGGCGCCGCGAGCGCCGGCGGAGAGACGATCGGGATCGTGCCGACGGCGCGCCGGGGGGACGCGAATCCGCACGTCACCGTGCCGATAGCGACTGGGATGGGGCACGCCCGTAACGCGCTCGTGATTTTGAACGGCGACGCCACGATCGCGGTCGACGGCTCACACGGGACGCTCTCGGAGATCGGTCTCGCCCTCGCCCACGGGCGGGCCGTCGCCGGGCTCGACACGCACGCGGTCGACGGCGTGGAGGCGGTCGAATCGCCGCGCGAGGCGGTCGAGTACGTCGAACGCGCGGTAGAGACCGGCTGA
- a CDS encoding HAD family hydrolase: MTYDTVVFDNDGVLVGRTRFDVLRDATRDAFEECGVEEPDPDDVERMTIGATPGSVGTVCQTYDLDPGSFWRTRDDVVSKAQQQEAREGRKTPYDDLGELESLDVEMGIVSSNQQATVDFLVDHFDGFERFGAAYGREPTIHSLQLRKPNPHYIEQALGDLDAGNALFVGDNESDVRAAANAGIDSAFIRRPHRRNWDLNVWPTWEIEQLSDLHDIVG, from the coding sequence ATGACGTACGATACCGTCGTGTTCGACAACGACGGTGTCCTCGTGGGCCGCACGCGATTCGACGTGCTTCGGGACGCAACCCGAGACGCGTTCGAAGAGTGCGGCGTCGAGGAGCCCGATCCGGACGACGTAGAGCGCATGACCATCGGTGCGACCCCCGGCAGCGTGGGGACCGTCTGTCAGACGTACGACCTCGATCCGGGGTCGTTCTGGCGGACCCGCGACGACGTGGTCTCGAAGGCCCAACAGCAGGAGGCGCGCGAGGGGCGCAAGACCCCGTACGACGACCTCGGCGAACTCGAGAGTCTCGACGTGGAGATGGGAATCGTCTCCTCGAACCAGCAGGCCACCGTCGACTTCCTCGTCGACCACTTCGACGGCTTCGAGCGCTTCGGCGCCGCGTACGGCCGTGAGCCGACGATCCACTCGCTTCAACTCCGCAAGCCGAACCCGCACTACATCGAGCAGGCGCTCGGTGACCTCGACGCGGGCAACGCGCTGTTCGTCGGCGACAACGAATCCGACGTGCGCGCGGCCGCGAACGCCGGTATCGACTCGGCGTTCATCCGCCGACCTCACCGCCGCAACTGGGACCTGAATGTCTGGCCGACCTGGGAGATAGAGCAGCTCTCGGACCTCCACGACATCGTCGGGTAA
- a CDS encoding ATP-binding cassette domain-containing protein, with translation MSPPGSADTAGSSEDDGVSQAETAAVGGSAAAIAVDGLELVYSDGTAAVRGIEMGVPEGEFFGFLGPNGAGKTTTIKVFATLLSPTSGAVRVNGFDVRSAPREIRKSIGYMAQETSIDPELTAEENIRFACEAHGVPREERSERVTELLDLVDLADVASKRAEEFSGGMKKRLDAATALVHRPPLVFLDEPTTGLDPKARNRLWDYFRRINDLGTTIFLTTQYLEEADQLCDRLAVILDGEIVAEGSPAELKREVGGEVLEVEVEGGSGARQRAATIAREFDAFADASVTETDDGISVTAEAARQHGTDLLVTLRDADLTVTGFNIRAPTLDDVFLAITGDELDTDEM, from the coding sequence ATGTCACCACCCGGATCGGCGGATACCGCCGGCTCGTCCGAAGATGACGGCGTCTCCCAGGCGGAAACGGCCGCGGTCGGAGGCTCCGCGGCTGCGATAGCGGTCGATGGGCTCGAACTCGTCTACTCCGACGGGACTGCTGCCGTCCGAGGAATCGAGATGGGCGTCCCTGAAGGTGAGTTCTTCGGGTTCCTCGGGCCGAACGGAGCAGGAAAGACGACGACCATCAAGGTGTTTGCGACGCTGTTGTCCCCGACCAGCGGAGCAGTCCGAGTCAACGGCTTCGACGTGCGCTCGGCCCCCCGCGAGATCAGAAAGTCGATCGGGTATATGGCCCAAGAGACGAGCATCGATCCGGAGCTCACCGCCGAGGAAAACATCCGGTTCGCCTGCGAGGCCCACGGAGTGCCGCGAGAAGAACGCTCCGAGCGCGTCACCGAACTACTTGACCTCGTCGACCTGGCCGATGTCGCAAGCAAGCGGGCCGAGGAGTTCTCGGGCGGCATGAAAAAGCGACTGGACGCCGCGACTGCACTGGTCCACCGCCCGCCACTGGTCTTCTTAGACGAACCGACGACCGGACTGGACCCGAAGGCCCGCAACCGCCTGTGGGACTACTTCCGGCGCATCAACGACCTCGGAACGACGATCTTCCTGACCACACAGTATCTCGAAGAAGCCGACCAACTCTGTGATCGCCTCGCCGTTATCCTTGACGGAGAGATCGTCGCAGAGGGGAGTCCCGCGGAGCTCAAACGCGAAGTCGGCGGCGAGGTCCTTGAGGTGGAAGTAGAGGGCGGTTCGGGTGCCCGTCAACGGGCCGCGACGATCGCACGAGAGTTCGATGCGTTCGCCGACGCGTCCGTCACCGAGACGGATGACGGTATCAGCGTCACCGCGGAGGCCGCTCGCCAGCATGGAACTGACTTGCTCGTGACGCTCCGGGACGCGGACCTGACGGTGACCGGGTTCAACATCCGTGCACCGACGCTCGACGACGTCTTCCTGGCTATCACCGGCGACGAACTCGACACCGACGAGATGTAG
- the dph2 gene encoding diphthamide biosynthesis enzyme Dph2 encodes MSGSTEGDLTKTGMALKHDREWDYELDRIVEAIEERDASKVGLQFPEGLKRRGPKVADDLREVAPDDVTFMLSGQPCYGACDLDTYLMRRTDVFVHFGHTPMKESDSIVYVPLFSNVDPFPIMEDALAEELSPPEEDPDVGLVTTAQHMNRFEEMTDWLEERGYEVHTRRGDDRLTKEGQVLGCNYASADIDAEQVLYVGGGKFHPVGLAMEHPDKRVVIADPVNNAVSVAEHDQFLKQRYASVHKAMGAEKWGVIFCTKIGQGRWEKAQEIVENNENAYLITMDEVTPDRLRNFDMDAFVNTGCPRITTDDGPRFHKPMLTPGEYEAAIGEKPLDSIEFDTFHDTW; translated from the coding sequence ATGAGCGGCTCCACGGAGGGCGACCTCACCAAGACGGGGATGGCCCTGAAACACGACCGCGAGTGGGACTACGAACTCGACCGGATCGTCGAGGCGATCGAAGAGCGCGACGCCTCGAAGGTCGGCCTCCAGTTCCCCGAAGGGCTCAAACGCCGCGGCCCGAAGGTCGCCGACGACCTCCGCGAGGTCGCGCCGGACGACGTCACGTTCATGCTGTCCGGACAGCCCTGTTACGGCGCCTGCGACCTCGACACCTACCTGATGCGCCGGACGGACGTGTTCGTCCACTTCGGCCACACGCCGATGAAGGAGTCCGACAGCATCGTCTACGTCCCCCTGTTCTCGAACGTCGACCCCTTCCCGATCATGGAAGACGCGCTGGCCGAGGAGCTCTCTCCGCCCGAAGAAGACCCGGACGTCGGGCTCGTCACGACCGCCCAGCACATGAACCGCTTCGAGGAGATGACCGACTGGTTAGAGGAGCGCGGCTACGAGGTCCACACCCGTCGAGGCGACGACCGGCTCACGAAGGAGGGGCAGGTGCTCGGCTGCAACTACGCGTCCGCGGACATCGACGCCGAGCAGGTGCTGTACGTCGGCGGCGGGAAGTTCCACCCCGTCGGGCTCGCGATGGAACACCCCGACAAGCGCGTCGTCATCGCCGACCCGGTCAACAACGCCGTCTCGGTCGCGGAGCACGACCAGTTCCTCAAGCAGCGCTACGCGTCGGTCCACAAGGCGATGGGCGCCGAGAAGTGGGGCGTTATCTTCTGTACGAAGATCGGACAGGGCCGGTGGGAGAAGGCCCAAGAGATCGTCGAGAACAACGAGAACGCCTACCTGATCACGATGGACGAGGTGACGCCGGACCGCCTCCGCAACTTCGACATGGACGCGTTCGTCAACACCGGCTGTCCGCGGATCACGACCGACGACGGCCCGCGGTTCCACAAGCCCATGCTGACCCCCGGCGAGTACGAGGCCGCCATCGGCGAGAAGCCGCTCGACTCGATCGAGTTCGACACGTTCCACGACACCTGGTAA
- a CDS encoding ATP-dependent DNA helicase: MSESSEATWRRYFGFEDSYENQDDVVEQIIETARSAGYLAMEGPCGTGKTMASLAAAGYLVRETDQFENAIVATPVKQQRQQFVEDLRVINDGLDAPLAGIALVGKRDLCPYGREDVFPEGSSVQKRCEDLRENTADLVNEDSDLTVDRQFKTETTTAAEPGADEEKWWDPEKGRLLVEHAQRDPLEQDLEPLSTAGETAPYPRSQPSTAPEMTASGTQQLYCPFEADWYGRDKGSPVTFDAADNHVVTAEELLPNAVSAGTCPHRAMTVLMGDADIVIGNYNHLFDAASRQLTAPILDERTLVIIDEAHRMEERVRDLLTDTIGYHTVKRAKHDLEQVLRPARQGPSNRRDAETRLAANDVPFEAVETAERFYDDVLGWFESHVDDELSAEVEQYGSGNSRESLPDDVELPLRDPDEPEPDAFTRWAEEAGHGGDTFRMLAEVGGAVEDAIEQTGSERDCVCTAVGALFGQWWERDHVEYFREVTVERSERDDRHERDAAAPWLNHYNASLVMYNCMPSEKIRGILDEFGGGVLMSATLEPLSIFEEVTGLADLATDEEPPRVVSSRTYDLTFPESNRASWIVDVEAFKKRNRGAPDVANTNPTRERYAYVAREIAQSHGNVLLAWPNYAEAEWAAARLEDEIDKPVLLDRSSSHEETRALKREFARGEPSVLVTSTRGTLTEGVDYEGDELHTCAVFGIPLVNIGSPRIQAVQHAYGDRFGADKSFTYALTIPAVRQIRQALGRVIRGPDERGVRIVVGERFVPGALHSVYDYFPQTEREEFVRMKPDFLDAQFRTFWGE, translated from the coding sequence GTGTCCGAGAGCTCTGAGGCGACGTGGCGGCGCTATTTCGGCTTCGAAGACTCGTACGAGAACCAAGACGACGTCGTCGAGCAGATCATCGAGACCGCTCGCAGCGCCGGCTACCTCGCCATGGAGGGCCCGTGCGGGACCGGCAAGACGATGGCGTCGCTCGCCGCGGCCGGCTACCTCGTCCGCGAAACCGACCAGTTCGAGAACGCCATCGTCGCCACGCCGGTGAAACAGCAGCGCCAGCAGTTCGTCGAGGACCTCCGCGTCATCAACGACGGCTTGGACGCCCCGCTGGCCGGCATCGCGCTCGTCGGCAAGCGGGACCTGTGCCCGTACGGGCGCGAGGACGTCTTCCCCGAGGGTAGCAGCGTTCAGAAACGGTGTGAGGACCTGCGAGAGAACACCGCCGACCTCGTGAACGAGGACAGCGACCTCACGGTCGACCGGCAGTTCAAGACCGAGACGACGACCGCGGCGGAGCCGGGCGCCGACGAGGAGAAGTGGTGGGACCCGGAGAAGGGGCGGCTGCTCGTCGAGCACGCACAGCGAGACCCGCTCGAACAGGACCTCGAACCGCTGTCGACCGCCGGCGAGACCGCGCCGTACCCGCGGTCGCAACCGTCGACGGCCCCCGAGATGACGGCGTCGGGGACACAGCAGCTCTACTGCCCGTTCGAAGCCGACTGGTACGGCCGCGACAAGGGATCGCCGGTGACGTTCGACGCGGCCGACAACCACGTCGTGACGGCCGAGGAGCTCCTCCCGAACGCCGTCTCCGCGGGCACCTGCCCCCATCGCGCCATGACCGTCCTGATGGGCGACGCCGACATCGTCATCGGGAACTACAACCACCTCTTCGACGCCGCGAGCCGTCAACTCACCGCTCCCATCCTCGACGAGCGAACGCTCGTCATCATCGACGAGGCACACCGGATGGAAGAGCGCGTCCGGGACCTGCTCACGGACACCATCGGGTATCACACGGTGAAACGGGCGAAACACGACCTTGAACAGGTCCTCCGCCCGGCGAGGCAGGGACCGTCGAACCGTCGCGACGCCGAAACGCGGCTCGCGGCCAACGACGTCCCGTTCGAGGCGGTCGAGACCGCGGAGCGGTTCTACGACGACGTGTTGGGGTGGTTCGAGAGCCACGTCGACGACGAACTCAGCGCGGAAGTCGAACAGTACGGGAGCGGGAACTCGCGGGAGTCGCTGCCGGACGACGTCGAGTTGCCGCTTCGTGACCCGGACGAACCGGAGCCGGACGCGTTTACGCGGTGGGCCGAGGAGGCGGGCCACGGCGGTGACACCTTCCGGATGCTCGCCGAGGTCGGCGGCGCCGTCGAGGACGCCATCGAGCAGACGGGCTCCGAGCGCGACTGCGTCTGTACCGCCGTCGGCGCGCTGTTCGGGCAGTGGTGGGAGCGAGACCACGTCGAGTACTTCCGAGAGGTCACCGTGGAGCGCTCGGAGCGCGACGACCGGCACGAGCGGGACGCCGCGGCGCCGTGGCTGAACCACTACAACGCGTCGCTCGTGATGTACAACTGTATGCCATCCGAGAAGATTCGGGGCATCCTCGACGAGTTCGGCGGCGGCGTCCTGATGAGCGCGACGCTCGAACCGCTCTCCATCTTCGAGGAGGTCACCGGGCTCGCGGACTTGGCGACCGACGAGGAGCCGCCCCGCGTCGTCTCCTCGCGCACGTACGACCTGACGTTCCCCGAATCGAACCGCGCGAGTTGGATCGTCGACGTCGAGGCATTTAAAAAGCGTAACCGAGGCGCTCCCGATGTCGCGAACACGAACCCGACGCGAGAGCGCTACGCCTACGTCGCCCGCGAGATCGCCCAGAGCCACGGTAACGTCCTCCTCGCGTGGCCCAACTACGCCGAGGCCGAGTGGGCGGCCGCCCGGCTGGAAGACGAGATCGACAAGCCGGTGCTCCTCGACCGGTCTTCGAGCCACGAGGAGACCCGCGCGCTGAAACGCGAGTTCGCTCGGGGCGAGCCGAGCGTCCTCGTGACGAGCACCCGCGGCACGCTGACCGAAGGCGTCGACTACGAGGGCGACGAACTGCACACCTGCGCCGTGTTCGGTATCCCGCTCGTGAACATCGGGTCTCCCAGAATTCAGGCCGTCCAGCACGCCTACGGCGACCGGTTCGGCGCCGACAAGTCGTTCACGTACGCTCTCACCATCCCGGCGGTCAGACAGATTCGGCAGGCGCTCGGGCGCGTCATCCGCGGCCCCGACGAGCGCGGCGTCAGAATCGTCGTCGGCGAGCGGTTCGTTCCCGGCGCGCTCCACTCGGTGTACGACTACTTCCCGCAGACCGAACGCGAGGAGTTCGTGCGGATGAAGCCCGACTTCTTAGACGCGCAGTTCCGGACGTTCTGGGGCGAGTGA
- a CDS encoding NAD(P)-dependent oxidoreductase, with translation MRIAVFGATGRTGHPLVEQAVERGHEVVAFVRDATGLSSTLRNDDRVDIVEGDAYTGEGVERAIAGDGTPVDVVVSVLAQTSDGPDDLLTEAGRHILSAMDQHGVERFVTLVGAGVREESESVSPGGRMMGALLKLLARSVLEDARDQVELLRDSDTRWTAVRGPRLTEDAHTGEFRHGTDLMLGMRDTAGRANVAEFILDCLEDDLYVRGMPKVADA, from the coding sequence ATGCGAATCGCCGTATTCGGTGCGACCGGACGAACCGGGCACCCACTCGTCGAACAGGCAGTCGAACGCGGACACGAAGTGGTTGCGTTCGTCCGGGATGCAACCGGCCTCTCATCCACACTTCGGAACGACGACCGAGTCGATATCGTCGAGGGAGACGCTTACACCGGCGAGGGTGTCGAACGCGCCATCGCTGGTGACGGCACCCCCGTCGATGTCGTCGTCAGCGTCCTCGCCCAGACGTCCGATGGGCCGGACGATCTGCTGACAGAAGCCGGCCGACACATCCTTTCAGCGATGGACCAACACGGCGTCGAGCGGTTCGTGACGCTGGTCGGTGCGGGCGTCCGGGAAGAGAGCGAATCGGTAAGTCCCGGCGGACGCATGATGGGCGCGCTGTTGAAACTGCTCGCACGGTCGGTCCTCGAAGACGCCCGAGACCAGGTCGAACTCCTTCGAGACAGCGACACTCGATGGACGGCAGTTCGGGGACCCCGGCTCACCGAAGACGCCCACACCGGTGAGTTCCGTCACGGGACGGACCTGATGCTCGGAATGCGCGACACCGCAGGGCGAGCGAACGTCGCCGAGTTCATCCTCGACTGCCTCGAAGACGACCTGTACGTCCGCGGAATGCCGAAGGTGGCAGACGCATGA
- a CDS encoding helix-turn-helix domain-containing protein has product MTRPNNPPDVPDLSAGLSREEAIALRESFAPEEQERINHTVAALLDLLGKAHTMAVLSAFAFTEGSLRFSDLETELDIAPNTLSTRLQELTEAGLLHREAYDEVPPRVEYTPTEKAESLFPVFAHLHHWAIEYEL; this is encoded by the coding sequence GTGACTAGACCGAACAATCCGCCGGACGTGCCCGATTTGAGTGCGGGACTGTCCCGCGAGGAAGCGATCGCCCTTCGCGAATCGTTCGCCCCCGAAGAGCAGGAGCGCATCAACCACACCGTCGCAGCACTGCTCGATCTCCTCGGGAAGGCGCACACGATGGCGGTTCTGAGCGCGTTCGCGTTCACCGAAGGGTCCCTCCGGTTCAGTGACCTCGAAACCGAACTCGACATCGCGCCGAACACGCTCTCGACGCGGTTACAGGAGTTGACAGAAGCAGGGTTGCTCCATCGTGAGGCCTACGATGAGGTCCCACCTCGCGTAGAGTACACGCCGACCGAGAAGGCGGAATCGCTGTTCCCCGTATTCGCCCACCTTCACCACTGGGCAATCGAGTACGAACTCTAA
- a CDS encoding DUF6069 family protein yields the protein MTTVEHTAARSPSVPVRGGLAVVLAVLANVVLVAGVDALGIAPAFRPLTIPPVAFLSALGAGGGTVAYWLLDRYVSDADRTFVRVAAGVLLLSFVPDLALLAVDPAATPIAVVVLMATHVVVAAVSVWALLSWRVEQ from the coding sequence ATGACGACCGTCGAACACACTGCGGCCCGGTCACCCTCCGTGCCGGTTCGAGGCGGGCTTGCCGTCGTCCTCGCCGTACTCGCCAACGTGGTACTCGTGGCTGGCGTGGACGCCCTCGGTATCGCTCCGGCGTTCCGCCCGTTGACTATCCCACCCGTTGCGTTTCTGTCGGCGCTCGGCGCAGGCGGGGGGACGGTCGCCTACTGGCTTCTCGACCGGTACGTCAGTGACGCTGATCGGACGTTCGTCCGAGTAGCCGCTGGCGTACTACTCCTCTCGTTTGTCCCCGACCTTGCGTTGCTCGCAGTCGATCCGGCTGCGACCCCGATCGCCGTCGTCGTTCTCATGGCGACGCACGTGGTCGTCGCAGCGGTGTCGGTCTGGGCGCTCCTCTCTTGGAGGGTCGAACAGTGA
- a CDS encoding ABC transporter permease codes for MSAPETEERADADSARPVARSGNSFVGDVWVNFKRWNLKAVRNPFVLVVSLVQPIIFLVLFTEVFGNVAGGAVNQGLPGVSYETYLVPAIAIQVALAAAITSGVGLVNDIENGMFEKVLVTPMNRTAVFVGKTAAEVFRIAVQIVIILGLGVLLGAEIVTGIVGVVGIVAVGILFSLWFVALSNALAIITRDQESTIIGANLLQFPLLFLSSAFLPLAALPGWVQTFARFNPVTYGVDAARSLIIDQDVMTVLDVSWFGGTLDGVVPGVAVLVALDLVLGGIAVYLLSRASSSDVK; via the coding sequence ATGAGTGCGCCGGAGACAGAGGAGAGAGCGGATGCAGACTCGGCACGACCGGTCGCCCGGTCGGGGAACTCCTTCGTCGGGGACGTCTGGGTGAACTTCAAACGCTGGAACCTCAAGGCCGTCCGGAACCCGTTCGTCTTGGTCGTCTCGCTCGTCCAGCCGATCATCTTCCTCGTACTGTTCACGGAGGTGTTCGGGAACGTGGCTGGCGGCGCTGTTAATCAGGGGCTTCCAGGGGTCAGTTACGAGACGTATCTGGTGCCAGCGATTGCGATTCAGGTCGCCCTCGCAGCGGCTATCACCTCGGGTGTGGGCCTGGTCAACGATATCGAGAACGGGATGTTCGAGAAGGTGCTCGTCACGCCGATGAACCGGACGGCCGTCTTCGTCGGGAAGACGGCCGCAGAGGTGTTCCGGATTGCGGTTCAGATTGTGATCATTCTCGGACTGGGCGTCCTCCTCGGTGCCGAGATCGTCACCGGCATCGTCGGCGTCGTCGGCATTGTCGCCGTCGGGATCCTCTTCTCGCTCTGGTTCGTTGCCCTCTCGAACGCGTTAGCGATCATCACGCGCGATCAGGAATCGACGATCATCGGCGCGAACCTGCTGCAGTTTCCGCTGTTGTTCCTGTCGAGTGCGTTTCTCCCACTCGCAGCGCTTCCCGGTTGGGTGCAGACGTTCGCCCGTTTCAATCCCGTCACGTACGGCGTCGACGCTGCGCGCTCGCTCATAATCGATCAGGATGTGATGACGGTCCTCGACGTATCGTGGTTCGGCGGGACACTCGACGGCGTGGTTCCCGGTGTCGCCGTCCTCGTCGCACTCGACCTCGTGTTGGGCGGAATCGCGGTGTATCTGCTGTCCCGCGCTTCAAGTTCAGATGTGAAGTGA
- a CDS encoding HAMP domain-containing sensor histidine kinase has product MGPASSGIAVVLVANAPDRAAALAQSLEAADDRFAVESVGECETASRILRETAVDCLVTVGALDDDDTGASCIAAVRDAHPALPIVWCPDETVDGDALSAAVDAGATEVARPCGDRDLTPVLANRLDTVVGAARAAAEAERQQDRLDEFTSGVSHDLRSPLNVAQGRLALAQSEDDIGHVDDAAAAVDRTLELIEDLLTLAKQGSRPEVFEPIDLSALAEQCWANVATGEATLVVDSDRRVLGHSSRLKQLLENLFRNAIDHAGPESTVVVGDIEPMYTTTRAESNLPTGFYVEDDGPGIPAADREAVFEVGYTTHDDGTGFGLNIVNGVADAHGWNVAVSESADGGARFEITGVESGD; this is encoded by the coding sequence ATGGGCCCAGCCAGCAGCGGTATCGCCGTCGTCCTCGTCGCGAACGCGCCGGACCGAGCGGCGGCGTTAGCGCAGTCGCTGGAAGCCGCGGACGACCGCTTCGCCGTCGAGTCGGTCGGAGAGTGCGAGACGGCCTCCCGGATCTTGCGCGAGACGGCGGTGGACTGTCTCGTCACCGTCGGCGCCCTCGACGACGACGACACCGGCGCGTCCTGTATCGCCGCGGTTCGCGACGCCCATCCTGCCCTCCCGATCGTGTGGTGTCCCGACGAGACGGTCGACGGCGACGCCCTCAGCGCGGCGGTCGACGCCGGCGCCACCGAGGTCGCGCGACCGTGTGGCGACCGCGATCTGACGCCCGTACTGGCCAACCGACTCGACACCGTCGTCGGCGCCGCGCGCGCGGCCGCCGAGGCGGAGCGACAGCAAGATCGGCTCGACGAGTTCACCAGCGGGGTCTCACACGACCTGCGGAGTCCGCTCAACGTCGCCCAGGGGCGACTCGCGCTGGCGCAGAGCGAAGACGACATCGGCCACGTCGACGACGCGGCGGCCGCGGTCGATCGGACGCTCGAACTGATAGAGGACCTGCTGACGCTCGCCAAACAGGGGTCTCGGCCGGAGGTGTTCGAACCGATCGACCTCTCGGCGCTCGCGGAGCAGTGTTGGGCGAACGTCGCGACCGGCGAGGCGACGCTCGTCGTCGACAGCGACCGACGGGTCTTGGGGCATTCGAGCCGCCTGAAACAGCTGTTAGAGAACCTGTTTCGGAACGCGATCGACCACGCCGGACCGGAGTCCACCGTCGTCGTCGGCGACATCGAACCGATGTACACGACGACGCGCGCCGAGAGCAACCTGCCGACGGGATTTTACGTCGAAGACGACGGCCCGGGGATCCCCGCGGCCGACCGCGAGGCCGTGTTCGAGGTGGGCTACACCACTCACGACGACGGGACGGGATTCGGCCTCAACATCGTCAACGGGGTCGCCGACGCCCACGGCTGGAACGTCGCCGTGTCCGAGAGCGCGGACGGCGGCGCCCGGTTCGAGATCACGGGCGTCGAGAGCGGCGACTAA